Genomic window (Capsicum annuum cultivar UCD-10X-F1 chromosome 10, UCD10Xv1.1, whole genome shotgun sequence):
AACACAAGGACTGAGAACACTCATAGTCCGTTTTTTCGCAAGCTATCTAATGTACTTCCACAACCTAGCATTGTTGCTAGAACAAGCTATTCACAATCAAGCTCTAAACTATCTAGCTAAGGGATCACAGAGGATCCATAACTGAGCGTGTGTACACTATTTTCACAATCTCCACCAACTTTTCTAGATTATCAACTATAGTTGAGGAAATTAGTATTACCCATACAGTTTAATAccctaaagaaaaaaatgagaattattttaagctaaaatCACTTGCTCTTCTTACCCCCATTTTCTATGATTCTTTCCTGTTTTAGCAAGCATATGTACTTTGGCCCTCATCTCGTTCAACTGGgctttgtactctttttttcatTCCTCGAACGTGTGTTTTAGTCTTCGATACTCCTCTGCAGGATTAGTAGAATGTAACTACCCTAGCTACAAGTTAATAATTGTCATGGCTTCATTGTCAAAATTCTGCTTCCGTTGCTCAAATTCCATTGTAAAATGGCTGAGCAAGGACATATCTCCATTAACCTCCTTATTAGCTCCAACACCAAAGCTGTGGTTAGAAAATCTGACTGGAGTGTGGCCCACAGTTGTATCCATAGATGTTGCATCATCAGAATCATAATAATGAGGAGATAGGAAATCTTCAAGCTTTCCAGATCGACCAGTAGTATCGCCAGCACCAATACTATTCTTGGCTGCAATTAGACTAGCCTACTTTAGCAAAAGAATTGATATATTCCCCGCATTAGAAATTTCCATCATTCAACTGTAAATGTAGAAATAGATTTCTAGAATAAACTCAACTTCcagtagaaaaaataaaataccatcaGCCACATAAAAAGCATCCATCATTCGATAGAAATGTTGTTTAATAACCAAAGAAGATTTGTTGATGTGGTTGATGAAAGGGACATAGTGTTCAGTAGAAATACAGTTTCATAACAGAAGAAGATTTGCTGATGTGAATGATGAAAGGGCAAAGTGATCACCTTAACAACCCTGTTGTTATTGTTACTGGCAAAGGACCACTTGAGAACCTCTTGGATCACCTTGACAACCCTGTTGCTAACAATGCATGGGTTTATGCAACTAAGTTTATTCCTGGATCTTAATTTTTAACATAATGTATAAGTACCTAACATTACCAACCTCATCAAAAAATCATAAAAGTTTCTATCAACTTCCTAGTATTTGTAATATTCAACTAgcaaacaaataaacaactacGTAATATGCAAAACACGATCTGTTTCTTTTGGTACGAACTTGCTCCTTTACCTTGGTGGATCATCATTCTCACTAAAATATCCGTTCTCTATTTTTTCAGACCCATAATTACACAAAAGAGTAGCATATCTCAGACGATGATATTGAGCATCAATATTCGAACATGAAAAATACCTTTTCATAAGCCTACTTTTAGAAGAATCTTCATATGTGAAATCATCAACATTACCAAAATATTTTAAGCCAATTATCAAAGCAAATTCATTGATGAAAAATCTAAGAATCTGGCCTTTGACAAAAATATGTATCTCTTCTTGATTTGGTTGCTCGATATCGAGTATAagaagatattttattatttgtccAATATAATTAGAAATAGGTATATTGAGATAACATTCAAAAATAGTCTTCTCAAATAAGTGTACAACTTCTTGCCCgacaacttctttaatttcatccTTAAATCTTAAATTGCATGAACTTACAAATCTAAGAGGATGAGTTGGAATTTCCTTTATGACATAACTCAATTTctataaacaaaaagaaacaataatgaaaaaattaatcgATACACAACAACTCTACATTAAGACagtacaataaaaataaatactctaATAACAACATACTTTAGATACAAGTTAATACAACATGTATGTGTGTAGGTATTAACTTGTATGTTTTGTTATAtgactttcaaaaataattaaacaacaCTAGATACATTTCAATAAATTAACAGTAAGTACAAGATACAAGTTAATACAACATGTATCTATTAAGTAATAACTGGTATCTCTTACAATATAACTTTCAGTAAATTTAAACATAAATAGATACTTATCAAAGTAttaagaacaactcaaagatacaagtcaacataacatgtatctattaaaaaacttgtatcttttgttaaCAGTTGTACCAGATACAAGGtaacataacatgtatctatgaAGTCATAACTTGTATCTCTTATAATATAATTCCAGTCAAGTTTATACACCAATAGACACATATCAAAGCATTAACAATAACTCACAGACACAAGACAACATAACACGTATAATAATGACAagaaacttgtatcttttgttatattaattacaatatcaaaataaatcacaagatacatataaattattagcaacaaataatcagataaaaaatgattttttcaaaCGTATCatccataaaaaaatatgtatctcGACCTACCATTGAACAAATTTGTACATGCAGCTACCTTAGGAAGCTTATCTCTACAAATTTCTTCGACAGTTCTTCTTTTCTTGACGGGAGCTTTACTTGCAGGACTATTGGGTCCTTTTTTCTTAAAaccactttcttttttcttgtccttCTTAGCAAAATTTTGAcgtaatttcttcataatttgaggATCGTTTCTATATGTCAACCTATTTTCATGAAAACTATCAATTTCAGAGTCAAAACCTTCCGGAACGAAGTTTACAACTTCTTGAGATTCTCTGATACTCTGTAATTGAGAAACCCCAAGACTAATAGAAGATCCAAACTCTCTATTTATGCTGATAATTCAAACAATGAAGcataaaaaagtgaaattgaggAAATCTAGCTACGAAAAGACAGAACTTTCAGATAGCTTTACTTgcggtaaattatttttttgaaaaataaaaatataaaaaatgaactaAATAAATTGAAGCTGATTTTatgggggggggagggggggggggggaattacctcgattgaattttttgaaacagATGGAGAAGATGATAGCAAATAGTCAGATTTTGCGCTGTTCAAAGAGTAGATGTGGAGTCTTTTTTGATAAAAAGAGGCTTTTTAATTGTAAGTTAACTTGTATCTGAAAGGTagtaaaaatatgaaatgttgggatttaagtaatttttaagaaGTGGGGGAATTTTTAGAAGTTTAGATAGTATGTTGtgattttaagtaatttttcttaaaaaaaaattggactGCTATTTGATTAAGAAAACGGGTTGAATGTTggacttttctttttttcttgtatatttttttgGCTTCTAACTTAACactatttaatataatatatattaggTAACGAtggttaaaaaattaatacttagaaaatacaatattaatatttttcactaaataatttatcataaaatataaatacacaatattaaattataattaatttaatgagtatgaaacttgagataaaataacaaaaaaaattgtttaagAAATATAGATGTAAAATGATAGTAATGAttttgataataaaataatatattttcataaagtaATTTTGATAGGTTACTAATTTAGAAACTTGAAAAAATGAATTTGAAGAAAGAGGGTCAAATTGGGTGTCAACCGCCAtttgtttataaaattatttacttcttttttaaaaattatttcactttagtgaaaaaggtgaaaacagTATGTTTTTGGCCACGAGATTtctaaatacaatttaaaattatatttggaaaagtgaaaaaaaaattattttcacttttttcactcctatttcttttacaaaattttaaaaataactcaaatttatattcatgaccaaacacaactccaactccaacttcaacttcaacttcaacttcaactttaattccaactttaactccaaaaaagtataattttcatggtcaaatggGATAATTGATGACTGTAGGTTCCTCCTGAAGCTATTCCATGATCTGCTTATTTGCTACATATGCAGGGAGTTCAACATGGTAGCTAATAGTTTGACAAATTTTGGTGCctcaattttgaaaaataatatcacttttttattcGAAACTCCTCCCTTTGTACGGAGACTCTTGAAAAAAGGTATGGGGGATTTAGTGGGTGTTaagccatgaaaactaaaaattttgatGTTAGAGTTGGAGtcaaagttgaaattgaagttggaatTGGAGGTATGTTTGTCCATAAATATAATTAGAGTTGTTTCTAAATGTTTGTgagagaagaaaaatagaaaaaaatgaaattaactttttcttgtttttcattttcaaatacaATTCCAAACAGTGTTTGAAATTCTCTTGACCAAATATCAATTTGAAGTTAAATTtatcataaagtaaaatattttttcagaaaagTAAAGATGCCATTCAATATTTTGCAATGTGACTTCCTTTATAACTAATACTTCTACGATTATATTTGTAATAATGTCTCCAAACACCTCTTTCTACTCTATTACTTCCTTCGTTTTTGAATAAGTAAATTGTTGAAGtatttattggtattttaaaataagtgaatcattgaattgtttttcaaatttatttttacgattttataattaattaaccTTTAAAAAGCTATTACAAGGTAAACTTTtcttttttggggtaaaaataaaaaattattttaaatttatgtatttaataCTTTTTTCTTACTCTATGttaaaatttaacaatttatttattataaaaggACAAAAGTAATATAtaaaagtaaaaaggaaaaaagccAACATGGTGTGGCATCTTCCTAGACCTCACGAGTGAAGAAGTTGAAACAGCCGTCACCGACTCAccataaacaaacaaaaaaggcAGCCGTCGTCAACCCTATCATTAAAGCCCACCATTTTAGAATAGAATCCTCAATTACTCCTTACTTCTCTTGGAAGGATCTAAATTGACCATTCCTCTCTTTACAAATGATCCTGACCGTCATTTACTACACTTGCTGATATGGCAACATCTTGACCGTCTAAATTTACCTCAATGCAGCATATTGTTGCACATTCTTTATATATTCTATCCTTATACGTAAGGAATAATTAAAGAAGTAGATAAATTACCCCTCCGTTTTAAATTTATTATGACTTAACACAAAACgcaataagataattttttttttaaaatagatcttaaattaaaaatataataaatatttttatcaaaatatcttttaattttttctcttaaaaatattatgtaaaaaattaaaattaaataattactaaaaAGGCAAAAGATCATTCTTgctcaaattaattaaaaagaaaaatttattaaataaattaaaatagagggaatacatttttttatcttaatttatgtatcactttttttttaatcaataccAAGCTTTTATACAATTATACTTAACAGTTAACACTTTATTGTGTGGAAAAgtcaattaaaaataattattaaagtgaTTTTAACAAAGAAATTTGAGTAATATTTTCTCCATTCATTAATAATTGTATATTATTAATTTGACAGATACAATAAGAAACAATACTTCTATCATACTCTCCCGTCCTAAATTATCCTTCCTAAATTGAGATaatacattgattaagaaaataattaataacatatctagtttatcatagtaccttattaaatgatgtttatattttaatttgaagaaaaattaattaatacaaaagataaaatatgaaaaaaaaaattgtctcttctttattaatgaaaaagacaagtaaaatgaaaaattaaattacaaaatttggGACAGATAATTTGGAACGGAAAAAGTATTACTCTTTGAATATAATGAGTTTAATGCTTTGAGAATTGTATTTGCTAATGAaagtaattaataattaaaaataaaatatatagaaatagatataattcttgaataattttctaattttaaaaaatattattaaatatttatcttttttttttttttttggttagaagGTCAAcaagaaatttttgaattttttgaaatttctttttgaaattttactTCGGTGGATAAGTAAAATGCACCGGAAAAGAATAACAAAtaaagtttttctttattttcttgatttcaatgtTGAGTAGGTCTAAGAACAGTGAACAAGACGTGTTTTAGGTCAAGCCGACTTGGACCGACCAATCACCTGCACCACCCATGTTCTTTCCTTTTACCCCTTCTCCCATTTCGCCACGTGTACATCTCCAACGGCTAGTTTTTCTCTCTCCCATATTTAACGCACATTTTGATAAAAGTATCCAATGTCATCTAGAATTACATACTTATCTTTAACCAATTTCAAAAACAGTAGACAACTGTCTTATACATATAAACAAATTTGACCCATTTCAACCAATTGTTATATAAACAAATTTGACCCATTTCAACCAATTGTTTGTacaattttgtaaaaaatataaagCTTTGTCGCTTCAATTTCAGTCTACTGTTTACCTTCAAATTGGTAGTACAAAGGTATGTTTTCCAACATTTTAATTACTTTGCTGCTTGTCCGTTTGACTCAATTGACTATCTTGATTTCatagattgatttttttttttttaaaaaagaaactgTTGGGGTTCTTGAGTTTTTCTGTTTAGTGAATTTGTGATGTTGGATTTTTTTTTGATTGTTGTTCATTTTCGGGATGGTTTTTTGGATAATGCTGGTTAGATTTAATAACCTGATTTGGTGGAAAAATCAAATCTTGCATTTGATTTTTCAGTGTATAAGGTCACGAAAATGACAATGGGGAAGGCATatgaaaaaatagttatttttatatataatttagttgGTTTTTCTTGATTCTACTGTTAGTccattttcttagttttttttttttttggtttactgATTTGGGATTGTATTTTGGATAATACTGATTGGTGTTTAATTGACTGATTTGGTGGAAAATTCAAGTCTTGCAGTTGGGTTTTCAGTGAAAAAGTTCAAGAAAATAGTAATGTGGAGGATATATGAAaatataacaatattttttttatatataatatttggtTAGTGTTTTTGCTAGTTTATTCGTTTTGGGTTGGGGGATGATACTGATTGATTTTGATTGTTTGATTTGGTGGGAAATCAAATCTTGCAGTTGGGTTTTCTgtgaaaaagttttaaaaaatggcattggataaaaaatatatgagaagataatttatttattttgtatataatttgttgatttttcttggttttacGGTTTAGTCAATTTGCAAACTTTGGTTTGGATAATACTGATTGGTTTTGTTCTCTTATTTGGTGGGAACATCAGATTTTGCAGTTGTGATTTGTGtgaaaaaagttaaagaaaatggCAAGGGGAAAGAAGATATGTGAAAATGTTGGATTTCGGCTAGTGAGAAGTACTTCATTTGGGAGGAAAAGAGTGTGTTTGCCTGATATTGCAGATCTTGATTTCATTTCCACAACACCAACCAAGAAACTCTGTAGACAGAATTCATTTTCCACTTGTGTGAAGTCCCATCTTGAAGCCCTGCCTCAAGATATCCTGGTTAGtacaattataaattttcttttaatgtACTTAACTTACTATTTTGGAGGTAGTattatggactgtgtacattttagcctccccagaccccactatgtgatAGTATAAtaggtttgttattgttgttaatcTACTTTACTTAGTGAGCATTTGGCCATGAAATATATTTGtaggtttgttattgttgttaatcTACTTTACTTGGTGAGCATTTGGCCAtgaaatatatttgtttttttctagAGTTGAATTTCGGAAAAGGCACGgccataaaattttgaaaaatttcagAATTCAACTTCAAGTTGAACTCTGAAATTTTCCAcaacaagtaaaacttgttttcacttttttcacttccgcttctctcacaaaaattcaaaaacaaatctAATCTACATCCGTAGTCAAACACAACTCCACTCCAAACCCCAACTTCAATTTGTATTTGGTTTTCATGGCCAGACGGTGCCTTAAATTGAAGGGAAACCTTGGAGCGATGGTAAAGTTGTCACCGTGTGACCTATAAATCACATGTTCAAGCCGTGGAAGCAGacactaatacttgcattaggaTAGGCTGTTTAGTTCAGGATGTTTTGTACCCTGTGCTGCCCCTTTATTGTTACTTGAATTCATGAATTACCAATTAATTTACTAATTACTGAACGGGTACTGAAAAAGTTGTGTTCTTTTTGTCCCTAATCTGCAGATAAGAATAGTATGTGGAGTTGATCATGATGATCTAAAGAGGTTGTTTCATGTATCAAAAACAATTAGAGAAGCGGTAAGCATTAGTTGTTATCGAGTGTTATTACATTATAGTTGGAAAAAAGTTTGACTGGATTTAAGTGTTGATGAGCTTTATGGTTTGTTTGATAACTGAACAGACTTTGGTTGCAAAAAGATGGCATTTTGAATATAGTACACCAAGAAAGACACTTGGTTTCATGAATGCTACGTTCCCTCTGAATTGGAGCGAGTCTAATGACGTTGAAGTGCCAAATGCTCCTAGGCAATCGAAGTTTCCTAGGACTGGGTTAAGCCAGAAGAAACTGGCTGATATATCTGTGGCCTTGTTCACATCAGACGATGAAGAAAATTGGCCACGGAGGGAGTTATTTATGCAAATGGACACCAAGATATAGATCTCGTACAGATTCTTTATTGGtactacaacaacaagaacaataacaatagcaacTATGCTTCAAGAGAGTTGGGATTGGCTATATGGATCCTCATTGGTCGGTCGCTCCATTTAAGTCCGGATCAATCTGGATTCTATATAGGTGTTGTTGTAGAAATCGTAGTATAAAAAAGAAAAGCTTGATTTGATAATGCTTACCAAATTTCAGCTGCTTTGTGTGTAAATGTCACAACAATCTTTACAAGCCACATTGTTCTTCAACACTTTCATTGAAGATGGTGTGGctttgtttgtatttgtttgtacTTGTAGAGAGGTTGACTTACGGATTTTGTTTGAAGGGCTCTGTTGGCCTTACTTATCTCATAAGAATTTTAGTTGTATATAGGAGTCTAGTCTCTTGTAGTACGATTCGTTAAGTTAAATGAATATACATGTATTCCACTTCCGTTCAAACTTGTCTGCATTTTGGATACGTCCggatttgtttttttctttatttacctAAATGAATAGTTAATTTAGATGAGAAGATGGACAATAGTGCGAAGAGATGCAATGTAATCTTTTAAGAGAGGAATGATGAatgtaattttgaaattaaacaCTTAGATAAAGCAataagttgaagaagaagaacataACAAGTGAAATCTCATAAGTGAGTTTTGAGGGTCGAGTGTATGCAAACCTTATCCCATAACATAACAACTGAAATCTCACAAGTGGGATTTTTAGTAGGATCGAGTGAATACGGAATTTATCCATGACTCGCGGAGGTAGAGAGGCGAAACTTGAGttaaagaaaaagacaagaaCAAAATCtttcaatctttttctcaaaCTTATTTTCACTAGTTGGACAAAATTGAACAAAATTTGCCAGTCATGTTGATAGCATCTAAGCTGGCCCACTTGCATTAAGATTGACGAGTTTCAAGGAAATCAAGAAGATGCTTATGATGGAAGAAGAGTCCAAGAATGAGTCTAAGAATTATGGAGATGAATGGACAAAATGCTACACATATTTTATGATTCAAGTCCAAGCCCAAAAGGAAGAAGATTGATCCCATATGGATTGTGagtaaatttgaaaactttttcttgttttcttaggagagaatttttggtatatttttacaTGCTTTCCTAGTCCTAgtaggattttatttattttccataatAGTAGATCCTAATTCCATGTTATTTGGGATAACTTTTTCCTAGT
Coding sequences:
- the LOC107853014 gene encoding F-box protein At1g61340, which codes for MARGKKICENVGFRLVRSTSFGRKRVCLPDIADLDFISTTPTKKLCRQNSFSTCVKSHLEALPQDILIRIVCGVDHDDLKRLFHVSKTIREATLVAKRWHFEYSTPRKTLGFMNATFPLNWSESNDVEVPNAPRQSKFPRTGLSQKKLADISVALFTSDDEENWPRRELFMQMDTKI